In the genome of Nitrospira sp. MA-1, one region contains:
- a CDS encoding efflux transporter outer membrane subunit — translation MIAKKHVPMMLVILCLPGCLVGPDYQQPDLNVPEDWNRMTLEGSSSLLPITVGQVPEAEWWRMFANDELNGLIEQALDRNHDLRQAAFRVLEARAIAYGSGAGLYPNVSLNGSYSRIRRSESILVGPTGGAPEGFAPPGADFDIWRADIDLRWELDLWGRIRRGKEAFTAEALGSEMNRRGLLLSLVGEVGDAYFRLRELDEQVEIAERNLALQQDSLSIIRSRAQAGLVSDLDVKREETLVAQTASQIPEFRRQRAVQLHQLEVLTGANPGTLVLSSKPLRSVMAQPTIPVGLPSDLLQRRPDILEKEETLKAANARIGEARAYFFPSVAITGNGGFLTSEFDQWFKWGSRNMAIGPSVTLPIFEGYTNLARLEVAENRYQQMLEDYQQTILNAFREVADVLVALQTRKEQLVSQHQHVGAARESLELADIRYRKGLVSYIDVIDAQRIVLDAELGVVQTERARLTAMVDLFKAVGGGWQNEQLAHLTKKP, via the coding sequence ATGATCGCCAAGAAACATGTACCCATGATGCTTGTGATTCTTTGTCTGCCGGGATGTCTGGTGGGGCCGGACTATCAGCAGCCGGACCTCAATGTCCCGGAAGACTGGAACAGAATGACCCTGGAAGGCTCATCTTCTCTGCTTCCCATCACGGTCGGCCAAGTGCCGGAGGCCGAGTGGTGGCGAATGTTCGCCAACGATGAATTGAATGGATTGATTGAACAGGCTTTGGATCGGAACCACGATCTGCGACAAGCTGCGTTTCGGGTGCTGGAGGCTCGTGCGATTGCCTATGGGTCAGGAGCCGGGCTTTATCCCAATGTGTCGTTGAATGGATCTTATAGCCGGATTCGTCGATCGGAAAGCATTTTGGTCGGTCCCACAGGAGGGGCACCTGAAGGGTTCGCGCCGCCCGGAGCTGATTTTGATATTTGGCGTGCGGACATCGATCTTCGATGGGAACTGGATTTATGGGGTCGCATTCGCCGCGGAAAGGAGGCCTTTACCGCAGAAGCGTTGGGGAGCGAAATGAATCGCCGCGGTTTGTTATTGAGCCTGGTGGGTGAGGTGGGAGATGCCTATTTTCGGCTTCGCGAACTCGATGAACAAGTGGAAATTGCCGAACGGAACCTGGCCCTTCAACAAGACTCACTGTCGATCATCCGGAGCCGTGCGCAGGCCGGTCTGGTATCGGACCTGGATGTGAAACGAGAGGAAACCCTTGTGGCTCAAACGGCCTCGCAAATTCCCGAGTTTCGTCGTCAACGGGCTGTGCAACTGCATCAACTCGAAGTGTTGACCGGGGCCAATCCTGGGACGCTGGTGTTGTCCTCCAAACCCCTTCGGTCCGTGATGGCACAACCAACGATCCCTGTTGGTCTGCCTTCAGATCTCTTGCAACGGCGCCCGGATATTTTGGAAAAGGAGGAAACCTTAAAAGCCGCCAATGCTCGAATTGGAGAAGCGCGCGCCTACTTTTTCCCCAGCGTGGCCATCACGGGAAACGGAGGATTTCTCACCAGCGAATTCGATCAATGGTTCAAATGGGGCAGCCGCAACATGGCGATCGGTCCTTCGGTTACCCTTCCGATCTTTGAAGGCTATACCAATTTGGCCAGATTAGAGGTGGCGGAAAACCGGTATCAGCAAATGTTAGAAGACTACCAGCAAACCATTCTGAATGCGTTCAGGGAAGTGGCTGATGTGCTGGTTGCCCTGCAAACGCGCAAAGAGCAATTGGTCAGTCAACACCAACATGTGGGAGCGGCGCGGGAATCACTGGAGCTGGCGGACATACGGTATCGCAAGGGATTGGTCAGCTATATCGACGTCATAGATGCTCAGCGCATCGTGCTCGATGCAGAATTGGGAGTGGTCCAAACCGAGCGGGCACGTCTCACGGCTATGGTGGATTTGTTCAAAGCTGTAGGCGGCGGTTGGCAGAATGAACAGTTGGCTCACCTGACCAAAAAGCCCTGA